A genomic region of Candidatus Roizmanbacteria bacterium CG_4_9_14_0_2_um_filter_38_17 contains the following coding sequences:
- a CDS encoding preprotein translocase subunit SecA, translating to MLFDFLGKFFDSNESEIKKLQPLIDQINELSNKTKKLKDEDFPKQTQKLKKRLAKGESLDDLLVEAFALVREASYRVIGERHFDVQLISGIVLHQGKVAEQKTGEGKTLSATAPLYLNALFGKGVHLVTVNDYLARRDAGWMGNIFHFLGLSTTAIISGQQFIFDPEHEDKEAQDWRLRNLRPITRMEAYKADVTYGINSEFGFDYLRDNMARKADDIVQKQYNYAIIDEVDSVLIDEARTPHIISAPDSEPTQKYYQYADLAKKLSENQDYEIDEKSNTANLTEHGVTKVEKWLGVDNLFEKDYETLHHIEASLKASALYKRDTHYIVREGQVIIVDEFTGRLLEGRRFSEGIHQAIEAKEGVQIQRESKTLATVSLQNYFRMYDKLAGMTGTAATEAEEFHKIYDLDVVIIPTNQPIIRDDQTDLVYKTVRAKYAAVAKDIEERHAKGQPVLVGTTSIEHNETISKLLKHKKVPHTLLNAKNHAQEAQIISDAGKVGAVTVATNMAGRGVDIVLGGMKPDKYEYQKFIGDESYRDNPEYNKRTRQAQEAHDEVLKLGGLHVIGTERHESRRIDNQLRGRSGRQGDPGSTIFFVSLQDQIMRIFGGDQVAGLMTRFKLPEDQPLQHGLVSRAIEQSQTKVEGFNFDIRKRLVEYDDVLNRQREIIYGRRLKILNGEVDTNEQVYNILINEVTEIATQAVSEDEKGQDKLPSEIVKEFSTILPIDDASSQKLANDVEGLSDEGIARLLLSHVDRVYKERKERIGEEIMKEVEQWVTLSVIDSLWMNHIDSLTELREGIGLRGYAQKDPLVEYKNEAFRMFEQLLASVDFDIARRILRVDVKVNPTADTAITKAAEQAQYSHEQLGQFSQPKQSPKGTLEKPSEQPKKEPVAKQKAPGRNDPCPCGSGKKYKKCHYPEYG from the coding sequence ATGCTTTTTGACTTCTTAGGTAAATTTTTTGATTCAAATGAAAGTGAGATAAAAAAGCTTCAACCTCTCATTGATCAAATTAATGAGCTATCTAATAAAACTAAAAAGCTTAAGGATGAGGATTTTCCCAAGCAAACCCAGAAATTAAAAAAAAGACTAGCTAAAGGTGAATCATTGGATGATCTTCTTGTGGAAGCCTTTGCACTTGTTAGAGAAGCTTCTTACCGGGTGATTGGAGAAAGGCACTTTGATGTGCAGCTTATTTCAGGAATAGTTCTACATCAAGGAAAAGTAGCTGAACAGAAGACTGGTGAGGGAAAGACCTTGTCTGCCACAGCACCGCTGTATCTAAATGCTTTATTTGGCAAAGGAGTGCATTTGGTGACAGTTAATGATTATCTAGCCCGTCGTGATGCTGGTTGGATGGGTAACATTTTCCATTTTCTTGGACTTTCCACTACAGCTATTATATCTGGTCAGCAGTTTATATTTGATCCAGAACATGAAGACAAAGAAGCCCAGGACTGGAGGTTAAGAAATTTGCGACCAATTACTCGTATGGAAGCCTATAAGGCAGATGTAACTTATGGTATTAATTCTGAATTTGGTTTTGATTATCTACGAGATAATATGGCAAGGAAAGCCGATGATATAGTCCAGAAGCAGTATAATTATGCAATTATTGATGAAGTAGATTCGGTATTAATTGACGAGGCACGAACACCACATATTATCTCTGCGCCTGACTCTGAACCAACACAAAAATATTACCAATATGCAGATTTAGCGAAAAAGCTATCAGAAAATCAGGACTATGAGATAGATGAAAAATCTAATACTGCAAATTTAACCGAGCATGGAGTAACAAAGGTAGAAAAATGGCTGGGTGTAGATAATTTGTTTGAAAAAGATTATGAAACACTTCATCACATCGAGGCTTCACTTAAAGCATCAGCTTTGTATAAGAGAGATACTCACTATATTGTTCGGGAGGGGCAGGTTATCATTGTGGATGAGTTTACAGGTCGGTTACTTGAAGGGCGGAGATTCTCTGAAGGAATTCACCAGGCAATTGAGGCAAAAGAGGGAGTGCAGATTCAAAGAGAATCTAAGACGTTAGCTACAGTATCATTGCAAAACTATTTTAGGATGTATGACAAACTTGCGGGTATGACGGGAACTGCAGCTACTGAGGCTGAAGAGTTTCATAAAATATACGATCTGGATGTTGTAATAATTCCAACCAATCAGCCTATTATTAGAGATGATCAAACAGACTTAGTGTATAAGACGGTTCGAGCTAAATATGCAGCCGTTGCAAAAGATATTGAAGAGAGACACGCAAAAGGACAACCAGTGCTGGTTGGTACTACTTCTATTGAACACAATGAGACCATATCTAAGCTGCTAAAACACAAAAAAGTCCCACATACATTGCTTAATGCTAAAAATCATGCACAAGAAGCACAGATAATTTCTGATGCGGGTAAGGTCGGAGCTGTTACTGTTGCAACGAATATGGCTGGTCGAGGAGTTGACATAGTTTTAGGAGGAATGAAGCCAGATAAGTATGAATATCAAAAATTTATTGGTGATGAAAGCTATAGGGATAACCCAGAGTATAATAAGAGAACCAGGCAAGCTCAAGAGGCTCATGATGAGGTGCTTAAACTAGGAGGTCTACATGTTATTGGAACAGAGCGTCACGAGTCGCGTCGAATAGATAACCAACTCAGAGGTCGGTCGGGTCGTCAAGGAGATCCTGGATCAACAATCTTCTTTGTATCTTTACAAGATCAGATCATGCGAATATTTGGTGGAGACCAGGTAGCTGGCTTAATGACGCGCTTTAAGTTGCCAGAAGATCAGCCACTTCAACATGGACTTGTTTCTCGAGCAATTGAACAATCACAAACTAAAGTGGAGGGTTTTAATTTTGATATTCGTAAACGTTTAGTTGAATACGATGATGTTTTAAATAGACAACGAGAGATAATTTATGGTCGCCGCCTTAAGATACTAAACGGCGAGGTCGATACTAATGAGCAAGTTTATAACATTCTTATTAACGAAGTAACAGAGATTGCTACTCAAGCTGTTTCTGAAGATGAAAAAGGGCAAGACAAATTGCCAAGTGAGATAGTTAAAGAATTTAGCACAATTTTACCAATAGACGATGCATCTAGTCAGAAGCTGGCTAATGATGTTGAGGGATTGTCTGATGAAGGTATTGCCAGGCTCCTACTTAGCCATGTTGACAGAGTGTATAAGGAACGAAAAGAACGAATTGGTGAGGAAATTATGAAGGAGGTAGAGCAGTGGGTAACGCTTAGCGTAATTGATTCCCTCTGGATGAATCATATAGATTCATTGACTGAACTACGCGAAGGTATAGGTCTTAGAGGGTATGCTCAAAAAGATCCTTTGGTGGAATATAAGAACGAAGCCTTTCGCATGTTTGAGCAACTATTAGCGAGCGTGGACTTTGATATTGCTCGACGTATTTTACGTGTCGATGTAAAAGTGAATCCAACGGCTGACACAGCAATTACTAAAGCGGCTGAGCAAGCACAATATTCGCACGAGCAGCTAGGGCAATTTTCTCAACCAAAGCAATCTCCAAAGGGGACTCTTGAGAAGCCTTCCGAACAACCTAAGAAGGAACCAGTTGCAAAACAGAAAGCACCAGGTAGAAATGACCCCTGCCCCTGCGGTTCGGGAAAAAAGTACAAAAAATGCCACTATCCTGAATATGGTTAA
- the lon gene encoding endopeptidase La, which translates to MPIILSSNDKKEDRKLYPVVTIRDGVIFPSSESILTFGRSRTLGAVDTAMKTDKQMIVLMQKDSRVNEPQAEDLHSIGTLVKIERILKNDNDVNALVRGIKRVRVQSYKQMDPYIAVTAVEVVDKEISMTEDTEALVKHLSGDLKRAVNLGKNIDFLSFMNIMSGLNPGELSYQVASILNIKRVDKQQLLEETNVNKRLQKIAELLSHELKVLEIEKNIASKTQAKFDKSVKEAVLRERMKTIEKELGDDTTGKEFKELEDSIKKAHMPKDVHKKTMKELGKLSQMSNYNPEASYLRTYIETLIELPWQQEKSSKVSIKYAEKVLDKDHFGLKKAKERILEYLAVIKLKELRLKKKDKSYGHPTILCFVGPPGVGKTSIGRSVARSLKREFVKMSLGGIRDEAEIRGHRRTYVGALPGRIIQGMKNAGSTNPVFMLDEIDKVGADFRGDPSSALLEALDPEQNHEFVDHYLEVPYDLSDVFFITTCNNLDTIPPALRDRLEIIAFSGYTEDEKYKIADNYLMEKQLKVHALTNKDVALSKEAVKKIIERYTREAGVRNLERQIATVYRKIARMKAEGKSGKIKIAAKQLNDYLGPYRFKPLLAEIKDEVGMSTGLFWTEAGGGILFVEVALMPGKGTLKLTGQLGDVMKESAEAALSYVRSRYKELGLDENFYHSLDIHIHVPEGAVKKDGPSAGIAITTALSSALIKIPVQKDVGMTGEITLRGRVLEIGGIKEKVIAAHSAGIRKIILPTDNEKDLVDIPKYVKDDLEFVFVDHMDEVLKHALCLPKPAKANAKIPLFAQLPN; encoded by the coding sequence ATGCCAATAATTTTGTCATCTAACGATAAAAAAGAAGACCGAAAACTCTATCCTGTTGTAACCATTAGAGATGGGGTTATTTTTCCTTCGTCTGAGTCAATTCTTACATTTGGACGATCTCGAACTTTAGGCGCAGTTGATACTGCTATGAAGACAGATAAGCAGATGATAGTGCTAATGCAAAAAGACTCCCGTGTCAATGAACCCCAAGCTGAAGATTTGCATAGTATTGGAACTTTGGTTAAGATTGAGAGAATATTGAAGAATGATAATGATGTAAATGCCTTGGTGCGCGGTATTAAAAGAGTCAGGGTTCAGTCATATAAGCAAATGGATCCATATATAGCTGTAACTGCCGTGGAGGTTGTAGATAAAGAAATTAGTATGACTGAGGATACTGAGGCGCTAGTGAAACATCTATCTGGTGATTTGAAGAGGGCAGTAAACTTGGGTAAGAATATTGATTTTCTCTCTTTTATGAACATTATGTCAGGCTTAAATCCAGGTGAATTATCCTACCAAGTGGCTTCAATATTAAATATTAAACGCGTGGATAAGCAACAACTACTTGAGGAGACAAATGTTAATAAAAGACTCCAAAAAATTGCAGAGCTTTTATCTCATGAATTAAAGGTGTTGGAGATAGAAAAAAATATTGCTTCGAAAACTCAAGCAAAGTTTGATAAATCTGTTAAAGAAGCCGTTCTTAGGGAACGCATGAAGACGATTGAGAAAGAGTTAGGCGATGATACGACTGGCAAGGAATTTAAAGAACTGGAAGATAGTATTAAGAAAGCACATATGCCCAAGGATGTTCATAAAAAAACAATGAAAGAGCTAGGTAAACTTTCACAGATGTCCAATTATAATCCTGAAGCCTCATATCTACGTACCTATATTGAAACACTCATAGAACTTCCATGGCAGCAAGAAAAATCTAGCAAGGTTAGTATTAAGTATGCAGAAAAAGTTTTGGATAAGGACCATTTTGGTCTCAAAAAAGCCAAAGAAAGAATCCTAGAGTATCTTGCAGTCATAAAGTTGAAGGAACTGCGACTGAAGAAAAAAGATAAATCATATGGTCACCCAACGATCTTATGTTTTGTTGGTCCACCTGGTGTGGGTAAGACTTCGATTGGTCGTTCAGTTGCCCGCTCATTAAAACGCGAATTTGTAAAAATGTCATTAGGTGGAATCCGCGATGAAGCAGAGATTCGTGGACACCGTAGGACCTATGTTGGGGCACTTCCAGGGAGAATTATACAAGGCATGAAGAATGCGGGTTCGACTAATCCTGTATTTATGCTTGATGAAATAGATAAAGTTGGAGCAGATTTTCGTGGTGATCCATCGTCTGCATTGTTAGAAGCATTGGATCCTGAACAGAATCATGAGTTTGTGGATCACTATCTAGAGGTGCCTTATGATCTTTCAGATGTCTTTTTTATTACAACCTGTAATAATCTGGATACTATTCCACCAGCGTTGCGCGATAGGCTTGAAATAATTGCATTTTCTGGTTATACAGAGGATGAGAAATACAAAATTGCAGACAACTACCTAATGGAAAAACAGCTTAAAGTACATGCGCTAACAAATAAAGACGTAGCTTTATCTAAAGAGGCTGTAAAAAAGATAATTGAAAGATATACAAGAGAAGCTGGAGTTCGCAATCTTGAGCGACAGATTGCAACAGTTTATCGCAAGATTGCACGTATGAAAGCTGAGGGTAAAAGCGGTAAGATTAAAATTGCCGCTAAACAACTTAATGACTACTTAGGTCCCTATAGATTTAAGCCATTACTAGCTGAGATAAAAGATGAAGTAGGTATGTCTACGGGATTATTCTGGACAGAAGCAGGTGGGGGAATATTGTTTGTTGAGGTAGCTTTGATGCCTGGAAAGGGAACCTTAAAACTTACTGGTCAGCTGGGTGATGTGATGAAGGAATCTGCTGAAGCAGCACTAAGTTATGTGCGTAGCCGTTACAAAGAACTTGGCTTAGATGAGAACTTCTATCATAGCCTTGATATTCATATCCATGTTCCTGAAGGTGCTGTAAAGAAAGATGGGCCATCGGCTGGAATCGCTATAACAACAGCGTTGTCATCAGCTCTTATAAAAATTCCAGTCCAGAAGGATGTAGGGATGACGGGCGAGATAACTCTCCGTGGTAGAGTGCTGGAGATTGGTGGAATAAAAGAAAAGGTAATAGCTGCTCACTCAGCAGGTATACGCAAGATAATTTTACCAACTGATAATGAAAAAGATCTAGTTGATATTCCTAAATATGTTAAGGATGATCTTGAGTTTGTATTTGTTGACCACATGGATGAAGTTTTAAAGCACGCTCTTTGTTTACCAAAGCCAGCAAAAGCCAATGCTAAAATTCCTCTATTTGCCCAGCTACCCAATTGA
- a CDS encoding serine--tRNA ligase encodes MLDIKYIRQNPDKVKQGTLEKGYKADVIDKLLKIDGQRLKLLLEVEELRAKQNVITNDLKTSKSKDFLDKELIEKASVLKRELKLFEPELDNVEKEFNKLMLDIPNPPAADVPKGKGESENVELKVVGDKQNFKFKSKDHLELAEKLDIIDFERGAKVAGSGFYYLKGDGLLLELALVRYGIEFLSKKGFTPMFTPDLARSRYYLGTGFQPRGPEAQIYTIDETDLGLIATAEVTLAGYHADETLPAAKLPLKYAGYSHCYRKEAGSYGQYSKGLYRVHQFTKVEMFIYCTAPESVKIHEELLQLEEEFWQSLEISYRVLEMCAGDLGAQAVKKYDLEAWMPGRGDWGEITSTSNTTDFQARRLGIKYRDNDKTQYVHTLNGTLVATSRGIIAILENNQQEDGSVLIPKVLQQYMGKEVIK; translated from the coding sequence ATGTTAGATATTAAATACATCCGCCAAAATCCAGATAAAGTTAAGCAAGGTACTTTAGAGAAAGGTTACAAAGCAGATGTTATAGATAAGTTGCTTAAAATCGATGGACAACGTCTTAAGTTGTTATTAGAGGTTGAAGAACTGCGTGCGAAGCAGAATGTCATTACTAATGATCTTAAAACATCAAAGTCTAAAGACTTTTTAGATAAAGAGCTTATTGAAAAAGCGAGTGTATTAAAACGGGAACTTAAACTTTTTGAACCGGAGCTGGATAATGTAGAAAAGGAATTTAATAAGCTAATGCTTGATATTCCCAATCCTCCTGCTGCCGATGTACCTAAAGGCAAAGGGGAATCAGAGAATGTTGAGCTCAAGGTTGTAGGAGATAAACAAAATTTTAAATTTAAATCTAAAGACCATCTTGAGCTAGCCGAAAAGCTGGATATCATAGACTTTGAGCGAGGAGCAAAAGTTGCTGGGAGCGGTTTTTATTATCTTAAGGGTGACGGATTGTTACTTGAGTTGGCTTTGGTTAGATATGGTATTGAATTCTTGAGTAAAAAGGGATTTACGCCTATGTTTACTCCTGATCTTGCAAGATCGCGTTACTATCTGGGAACTGGTTTCCAGCCAAGAGGGCCCGAAGCACAAATTTATACTATTGATGAAACAGACCTGGGTTTGATAGCAACGGCGGAGGTAACGCTGGCTGGATATCATGCTGATGAGACACTTCCAGCTGCAAAACTTCCCCTCAAATATGCGGGTTATTCACATTGTTATCGTAAAGAAGCGGGTTCATATGGTCAATATTCAAAGGGGTTGTATAGGGTACATCAATTCACAAAAGTGGAAATGTTTATATACTGCACAGCTCCCGAGTCGGTAAAAATCCATGAGGAATTACTGCAGCTGGAAGAGGAATTTTGGCAGAGTTTGGAGATTTCTTATCGTGTTTTAGAGATGTGTGCGGGGGATTTAGGAGCCCAAGCAGTTAAAAAATATGATCTTGAGGCCTGGATGCCAGGAAGAGGTGATTGGGGTGAGATAACTTCAACATCAAATACAACAGATTTTCAAGCAAGAAGACTTGGCATTAAATACAGAGATAATGATAAAACACAATATGTTCATACATTAAACGGTACGCTTGTTGCAACATCGCGTGGAATTATTGCAATCTTAGAAAATAATCAGCAAGAAGATGGATCTGTCTTGATACCTAAAGTGTTACAGCAATATATGGGAAAGGAAGTAATAAAATAA
- the lysS gene encoding lysine--tRNA ligase, with product MFWVDKLAQELKTRKLKLEWVDDMKTPSGRIHVGSLRGVIINDLIYRGLIEAGVKAKFTYVFEDQDPLDKLPHYLDEKIWGEHLGKPLFQIPSPEAGFASYGEFFAKEFEEVFNNIGSYPEIIWGRTLYLSGKMNNVVRECLDKADIIRGIYKEMYDKDFSSNWYPFNPVCSKCGKMVTAVVTDWDGEQITFECRKEGSYTPGCGNVETKSPFSDEGHFAGKLPWKVEWPAKWKIIGVTIEGAGKDHMVSGGSHDFAKLMCERVLDYPVPYSFIYEFFLLKGKKMSSSKGRGSSAKEVSIIIPPSLLRMLMVRTKIKRPIDFDPTGMTIPDLFDEYDRCAKAYYEDGDENLSRIFELSHVEKLTSEMPYYPRFRDVATYVQIPNLDLVARFTELKGSKLTTLEQDILNQRVKYAKLWLKDYAPEDFVFVYQEKMSESALNLSNGQKEFLSQVIEKLDKNLTGDEIQTLLYEIAKAGKESVANAFAAVYVSLLGKVSGPRAGYLVVDIGVDKVKQRFAQITQASKK from the coding sequence ATGTTTTGGGTAGATAAATTAGCACAGGAGCTAAAGACGCGTAAATTAAAACTGGAGTGGGTTGATGACATGAAAACACCCTCGGGTCGTATTCACGTGGGTAGTTTGCGTGGAGTTATTATTAATGACCTAATTTACCGTGGGTTGATTGAAGCTGGAGTTAAGGCAAAATTTACATATGTTTTTGAAGATCAGGATCCTTTGGACAAGTTACCTCATTATCTAGATGAAAAAATCTGGGGAGAACATTTAGGAAAACCACTATTTCAGATTCCTTCACCAGAGGCAGGATTTGCTAGTTACGGTGAGTTTTTTGCTAAAGAATTTGAAGAGGTGTTTAACAATATAGGATCTTATCCAGAGATTATCTGGGGTAGAACTCTTTATTTGTCTGGAAAGATGAATAATGTAGTAAGAGAATGCTTGGATAAGGCTGACATAATTCGAGGTATATATAAAGAAATGTATGACAAGGATTTTAGCTCAAACTGGTATCCATTTAATCCGGTTTGTAGTAAGTGTGGCAAAATGGTCACAGCTGTTGTAACAGACTGGGATGGAGAACAGATCACCTTTGAATGTAGGAAAGAAGGTAGCTATACACCTGGTTGTGGAAATGTAGAGACTAAGTCTCCTTTTTCAGATGAAGGTCATTTTGCAGGTAAGTTGCCATGGAAAGTAGAATGGCCAGCTAAATGGAAGATTATAGGAGTAACTATAGAAGGAGCAGGAAAAGACCATATGGTGAGTGGGGGGTCACATGATTTTGCAAAACTAATGTGTGAGAGAGTACTAGATTATCCTGTTCCATACTCATTTATTTATGAATTCTTTTTACTTAAAGGAAAAAAGATGTCTTCGTCAAAAGGTCGCGGTTCTTCAGCTAAAGAAGTGTCTATAATTATTCCACCATCATTGTTGCGGATGTTGATGGTTCGCACAAAAATAAAGCGCCCAATAGACTTTGATCCAACAGGTATGACGATTCCTGATCTTTTTGATGAGTATGACCGCTGCGCTAAAGCATATTATGAAGATGGAGACGAAAACTTATCTAGAATATTTGAGCTATCTCATGTCGAGAAACTTACGAGTGAGATGCCATACTATCCTCGCTTTAGAGATGTAGCAACATATGTGCAGATACCAAACCTAGACTTAGTTGCTCGCTTTACTGAGCTTAAAGGTAGTAAGTTGACTACGCTTGAACAAGATATCTTAAATCAGCGTGTAAAATATGCCAAACTTTGGTTGAAAGATTATGCTCCAGAAGATTTTGTATTTGTATATCAAGAAAAAATGTCAGAATCAGCTCTTAACTTAAGCAATGGCCAAAAAGAGTTTCTTTCACAAGTAATTGAGAAACTAGATAAGAATTTAACTGGTGACGAAATTCAGACATTATTATATGAAATAGCCAAAGCGGGAAAAGAATCTGTAGCAAATGCTTTTGCAGCAGTGTATGTTTCACTTCTAGGGAAAGTATCCGGCCCAAGAGCGGGTTATTTAGTTGTGGATATTGGTGTTGATAAAGTTAAACAGAGATTTGCTCAGATTACGCAAGCGAGTAAAAAATGA
- a CDS encoding transcription elongation factor GreA, which produces MVANKKIKEEFILVTQEGLDELNTELKLLREDKRPDAVVRLQSARDMGDLSENSEYSSAKLDLEFIDERITSIETKLKKAKVVVKSTTAKTVGIGSKVTVVVSGKKVTYEIVGEGEADPKEKKVSHNSPIGEALKGRKEGDTIKVKAPVGIVEYAIKEIK; this is translated from the coding sequence ATGGTAGCTAATAAAAAAATAAAGGAAGAATTTATCTTGGTAACACAAGAAGGACTTGATGAGCTTAACACAGAGCTTAAGTTACTTCGTGAAGATAAGAGGCCCGATGCTGTAGTAAGGCTTCAGTCAGCTCGTGATATGGGAGATCTAAGTGAGAATAGTGAGTATTCAAGCGCAAAGCTCGATCTAGAGTTTATTGATGAGAGGATTACTAGTATAGAAACTAAGCTTAAAAAAGCAAAAGTGGTCGTTAAGTCAACTACAGCAAAAACTGTGGGTATAGGTTCAAAGGTTACAGTAGTAGTTTCTGGCAAAAAGGTTACTTATGAGATTGTTGGAGAGGGAGAAGCTGATCCTAAAGAGAAAAAAGTATCTCATAATTCACCGATAGGTGAGGCATTAAAAGGAAGAAAAGAAGGAGACACGATTAAAGTCAAAGCTCCAGTGGGTATTGTTGAATATGCAATTAAAGAGATTAAATGA